The proteins below come from a single Synergistaceae bacterium genomic window:
- a CDS encoding GntR family transcriptional regulator, with translation MMFVPDAKNERNNPKSQSLGLLHKSLVQTIVENIEDRILCGELLPGERLTEQSMCELLEVSRSPLREAFRILENQGFLENKARKGVFVAKLNRKDAIDIYVIRANLESLATFLAVEKNGPKLAEDLRPLHEKMKQSVTAQNLDEYQRYNAQFHQTLIAACGNDILADMLERFDKQTMRYRLRILCNEGRLEESLKNHDALIRSIEVGNAAAAEQTRKKAILNNIALVEKTFDNDEEEKNLK, from the coding sequence ATGATGTTCGTCCCAGATGCCAAAAATGAACGAAACAACCCTAAAAGCCAGAGCCTAGGACTTTTGCATAAGAGCCTCGTACAGACGATTGTCGAGAATATCGAGGATCGCATTCTCTGTGGAGAGCTTCTACCGGGAGAACGGCTTACGGAACAGAGTATGTGTGAGCTTCTTGAGGTCAGCCGGTCTCCTCTGAGAGAGGCGTTTCGCATTCTCGAAAATCAGGGGTTCTTGGAGAACAAGGCACGTAAGGGAGTTTTTGTGGCGAAGCTCAACCGCAAGGACGCCATCGATATTTACGTTATACGAGCGAACCTCGAAAGCCTCGCTACTTTTCTCGCGGTGGAGAAAAATGGCCCCAAGCTGGCCGAAGACCTTCGCCCCCTCCACGAGAAAATGAAACAGTCCGTAACCGCTCAAAATCTCGACGAATACCAGCGATACAACGCTCAGTTCCACCAAACCCTCATAGCCGCCTGCGGCAACGACATCCTCGCGGATATGCTCGAACGCTTCGACAAGCAGACTATGAGGTACAGGCTGAGGATTCTCTGCAACGAAGGTCGCCTCGAAGAATCCCTCAAGAACCACGATGCCCTCATCCGATCGATAGAGGTTGGAAACGCCGCCGCCGCTGAACAAACGCGCAAGAAAGCAATCCTGAACAATATAGCTTTGGTCGAGAAGACTTTCGACAACGACGAGGAGGAAAAGAATCTCAAATGA
- a CDS encoding NAD(P)/FAD-dependent oxidoreductase, with protein sequence MSAASAPLILTPAKIGPVEIRNRLITSSMCLYFSGKNGEVTDKMIAFFENRAKSGMGAFILPANPHGDNKRARGSLADDSRIPQWKPLLDAVHNAGAKVFCQIHPSGIQFGRKEFKSEASPFELTTEELQQIIESYAVGALRAKKAGFDGVEIHGAHGHEVALLLSELLNTRTDQYGGSLENCARSVQEMIVRMKELCGPEFPVILRLSGEERIPGGRELPASLKICKIMQDAGVDAIHVSSGMPESEEWECPPSEVQQGHLGWMGKALKEGLKVPVIVVGRVVDWEVGERMIENGEADFIAVARTSLAEADWAGSISHLAKGELYPIRKCIGCNQGCRTRREQNKSMAACLQNPILGREELIHITEDLKDKNLDIAVVGGGVSGLEAANILSKRGARVTLFERGNRLGGTFYWASKAPGKAPYTNVIDYYEKLLPSQGVKILLNSELDAIPQGNWNLVVLATGGSPIVPPIAINKKIKVWSALEFIERGTFNADCYVIVGDGIVGYEVADAIIEKDKKAIIIGNDPREQVATLGVARWHFMEKRFAEKGVMLIRHSTVQSIDAAGLTVKDKEGAERHVAINEPNGSFECVLACGYKPATPEDIQKFQGIEMIIVGNAEKSGDAMDAIHDAFEKALAVSF encoded by the coding sequence ATGAGCGCCGCCTCGGCTCCCCTCATCTTGACACCAGCGAAAATCGGCCCGGTAGAGATACGTAACAGGCTCATCACTTCCTCGATGTGTCTTTACTTTTCAGGCAAGAACGGGGAAGTGACGGACAAAATGATCGCGTTTTTCGAGAATCGTGCCAAGAGCGGAATGGGCGCGTTCATCCTTCCAGCCAACCCTCATGGCGACAACAAGCGGGCGCGAGGCTCTCTGGCCGACGATTCCCGCATCCCCCAGTGGAAGCCGCTGCTAGACGCCGTGCACAACGCGGGCGCCAAGGTTTTCTGTCAGATACATCCGTCAGGCATCCAGTTCGGCCGTAAGGAATTTAAGAGCGAGGCCTCGCCTTTCGAGTTAACGACTGAAGAACTCCAACAGATCATCGAGTCTTACGCGGTTGGGGCATTGCGCGCGAAAAAAGCGGGGTTCGACGGAGTGGAAATTCATGGCGCCCACGGCCACGAAGTGGCTCTCCTGCTCTCGGAACTTCTGAACACGCGAACCGATCAATACGGCGGAAGTTTGGAGAACTGCGCTCGATCCGTACAAGAGATGATCGTGCGCATGAAAGAGCTTTGCGGTCCAGAATTTCCTGTCATATTACGCCTCAGCGGCGAGGAGCGCATTCCTGGAGGGCGTGAGCTGCCGGCTTCCCTGAAAATATGCAAAATCATGCAAGACGCGGGAGTGGACGCCATTCACGTCTCCTCTGGAATGCCGGAAAGCGAGGAGTGGGAATGCCCACCCTCGGAGGTTCAACAGGGACATCTCGGATGGATGGGCAAGGCCTTGAAAGAAGGGCTGAAAGTCCCTGTCATTGTCGTGGGCCGCGTGGTAGATTGGGAGGTGGGCGAGCGCATGATCGAGAACGGCGAGGCCGACTTCATCGCCGTGGCCCGCACCTCTTTGGCGGAAGCGGATTGGGCCGGCTCCATATCCCATCTGGCCAAGGGTGAACTTTACCCCATACGCAAGTGCATCGGCTGTAATCAAGGTTGCCGCACTCGCAGAGAGCAGAACAAATCCATGGCCGCCTGCCTGCAAAACCCCATACTGGGGCGTGAAGAGCTGATCCACATCACCGAGGACCTGAAGGATAAAAACCTCGACATAGCGGTGGTCGGCGGTGGAGTGTCCGGTCTTGAGGCCGCCAATATCTTATCGAAGCGCGGGGCTCGAGTGACGTTATTCGAACGTGGAAACAGACTCGGCGGAACCTTTTACTGGGCCTCTAAAGCCCCGGGCAAAGCACCCTACACCAATGTCATCGACTATTACGAAAAACTTCTTCCCTCCCAGGGGGTTAAAATCCTCCTGAATTCAGAACTCGACGCCATACCCCAGGGAAATTGGAACCTCGTCGTCCTGGCGACGGGAGGGAGCCCTATCGTTCCTCCAATAGCGATCAACAAAAAAATCAAAGTCTGGAGCGCCCTTGAATTCATTGAACGGGGAACGTTCAACGCTGACTGCTATGTCATCGTGGGCGATGGAATCGTTGGATACGAAGTTGCGGACGCCATTATCGAAAAGGACAAAAAGGCCATCATCATTGGCAACGACCCCCGGGAACAGGTTGCCACTCTGGGTGTGGCGCGCTGGCACTTCATGGAGAAGCGTTTCGCAGAAAAGGGCGTCATGCTCATCCGGCACAGCACAGTCCAGAGTATCGACGCGGCAGGTCTCACCGTGAAAGACAAGGAAGGAGCAGAGCGCCATGTCGCCATTAATGAACCCAATGGCTCCTTCGAGTGCGTTCTCGCGTGTGGTTACAAACCAGCCACGCCGGAGGATATTCAAAAGTTTCAGGGAATTGAGATGATTATAGTTGGCAATGCCGAAAAGTCCGGCGACGCTATGGACGCGATACACGACGCCTTTGAAAAGGCGCTTGCCGTTAGTTTTTGA
- a CDS encoding ABC transporter permease has protein sequence MRKFLQGHPFIWPMLGSVILWGLIGAVSGRLNFALLYTSAKLSTFALLLGLAQTVVVTSGDGAIDLSQTYILTLSAYISCTLTNTAPLTGFLAATIVGAVCGLANGLINVYLKVPAMIATLATGYIIFSIILVGAPHMKALPDPALVAFINKNPADISMLTLIAIALALLLSVALYKTPYGKRLHAVGQNKTAAHYAGIAVNRVVVTAFVIAGSISGIAGALCGAFIGGAFQDMGSTYFLPSIAATFVGGTSAAGGRSSVMGVCFGALMMSFMSTFLNVAKILPGTQRLLQGAFLVLILVASVSGSKKR, from the coding sequence ATGAGAAAATTTCTCCAGGGACACCCGTTTATCTGGCCCATGTTGGGCTCCGTCATTCTTTGGGGTTTGATCGGCGCCGTCTCCGGTAGGCTCAATTTCGCCCTGCTGTATACCAGCGCGAAATTATCAACTTTCGCCCTACTACTGGGTCTGGCACAAACGGTAGTGGTCACCAGTGGCGATGGCGCCATAGATTTGTCGCAGACTTACATCCTGACGCTCAGCGCGTATATTTCCTGTACGCTTACAAACACTGCTCCCTTGACCGGCTTTCTCGCGGCGACGATAGTAGGTGCGGTTTGCGGATTGGCAAACGGCTTAATCAATGTATACCTCAAAGTCCCCGCTATGATTGCGACGCTCGCCACCGGATATATCATATTTTCCATTATACTCGTGGGAGCACCCCATATGAAGGCGCTACCAGATCCGGCTTTGGTGGCCTTTATCAATAAAAATCCGGCGGATATTTCCATGCTTACTCTGATTGCGATCGCCCTGGCTCTTTTGCTCTCCGTAGCGCTTTACAAAACGCCCTATGGCAAACGTCTTCACGCAGTCGGGCAGAACAAGACGGCGGCTCACTACGCCGGAATAGCGGTCAATCGCGTCGTTGTAACGGCGTTCGTCATCGCAGGCTCCATATCGGGGATCGCCGGGGCACTGTGCGGTGCCTTTATTGGCGGAGCCTTTCAGGACATGGGCTCCACCTACTTCCTACCGTCGATCGCGGCCACGTTTGTCGGAGGAACATCTGCCGCTGGAGGCAGATCCAGTGTAATGGGCGTCTGCTTTGGAGCGCTCATGATGTCATTCATGTCGACTTTTTTGAACGTGGCCAAGATTTTGCCAGGCACTCAAAGGCTGCTTCAGGGTGCTTTTCTGGTGCTTATCCTCGTCGCTTCAGTATCGGGCTCAAAGAAAAGATAA
- a CDS encoding 3-isopropylmalate dehydratase large subunit yields the protein MRRKMPTEAEKILARGCGRARTQAGEIVEVEVDRAMVHDNNAALVIENFGRISGASVKHPNRAAFFIDHHSPSTTVKATLHHDLMRRFTKEHGIERFHDCGCGISHVTMLEEDLARSGEIVVGTDSHTTGEGARGAFATGIGATEMAAVLVTGRIWFRVPETICVIFEGTLPKDTCARDLMNCVLSRFGPEGANYRSVEFQGDGIDALSFDDRIMCCVMSMEMGAKNAMFVQHPDQHPDPDAEYVRTERFDLNGIEPNVAVPSSPTNAWPLSEIETQKIRINQAFIGSCTGGLLSDIEKAAGILRGKKVAKGVRLLVIPASKKIYGETLSLGYIEALHDAGAIIGSPACGACGGHDVGILAKGEVCVANSPRNMKGRMGAGGAIYLGSAATVAASAMAGYVTAYKSDSNGGYD from the coding sequence TTGAGGCGCAAAATGCCCACGGAAGCGGAAAAGATTCTGGCGAGGGGATGCGGACGGGCGCGAACTCAGGCGGGGGAAATCGTCGAGGTCGAGGTTGACCGTGCTATGGTTCATGACAACAACGCGGCGCTTGTCATCGAGAACTTCGGCAGGATATCTGGGGCTTCCGTAAAGCATCCGAACAGGGCCGCGTTTTTTATCGACCACCACAGTCCATCGACCACGGTGAAGGCAACCCTGCATCACGATTTGATGAGGCGATTCACTAAAGAGCATGGTATAGAGCGCTTTCACGATTGTGGCTGCGGCATCAGCCATGTCACGATGCTGGAAGAAGACTTGGCGCGTTCGGGAGAAATCGTCGTGGGCACGGATTCCCACACCACTGGCGAGGGAGCGAGGGGAGCGTTCGCCACGGGCATAGGCGCGACGGAAATGGCGGCGGTTCTAGTGACGGGACGAATATGGTTTCGGGTTCCTGAGACTATTTGTGTGATCTTCGAGGGAACTTTGCCAAAAGACACCTGCGCACGCGACTTGATGAATTGCGTTCTGTCGCGCTTTGGGCCAGAGGGGGCGAATTACCGCTCCGTGGAGTTTCAGGGAGACGGCATTGACGCTCTGTCCTTTGACGACCGCATCATGTGTTGTGTCATGAGCATGGAGATGGGAGCGAAGAACGCGATGTTTGTTCAACATCCCGACCAACATCCCGACCCGGACGCGGAATACGTTAGAACCGAGCGATTCGATTTGAATGGCATCGAGCCCAACGTCGCGGTTCCGTCTTCACCAACCAACGCTTGGCCTCTTTCCGAGATAGAGACGCAAAAAATACGCATCAACCAGGCTTTTATTGGCTCCTGCACGGGCGGCTTACTTAGCGACATCGAAAAAGCCGCCGGGATTTTGCGTGGTAAGAAGGTCGCGAAAGGTGTAAGACTTCTCGTGATTCCGGCCAGTAAGAAAATTTACGGTGAAACCCTTTCCCTGGGTTATATCGAGGCGTTACACGACGCCGGAGCGATCATCGGTTCTCCGGCGTGTGGGGCATGTGGCGGGCACGATGTCGGCATCTTGGCGAAGGGCGAGGTTTGCGTCGCCAACTCGCCCCGCAACATGAAAGGAAGAATGGGCGCGGGGGGAGCGATCTACCTTGGAAGCGCCGCGACCGTGGCGGCCTCCGCAATGGCGGGTTACGTGACGGCGTACAAAAGCGACTCCAACGGAGGTTATGACTGA
- a CDS encoding 4Fe-4S binding protein, which produces MRIDVEKCVGCRACLPYCPVHSIAIGEEKARIDEEECVECGVCLRVDVCPKKAIYMPKESFEYPRAIRMQFSDPGVQHPNLKAWGRGTEEAKTNDVTGKFGRGEYGLLLEFGRPGTGTRLTEIEKVAKIVREMNISILEDNPLYGLLEEDMSGKVKPEYVNEKILSGILEIRIDRPEDLEKILGRILPILKDLDTVVSVGLVSRFDDDATLPVIDRLKKIGLSVRPNAKINVGLGRPIVDR; this is translated from the coding sequence ATGAGAATTGACGTGGAAAAGTGCGTTGGTTGCCGCGCTTGCTTACCCTACTGCCCCGTGCATAGCATCGCGATAGGAGAAGAAAAAGCGCGCATCGATGAAGAAGAGTGCGTCGAGTGTGGTGTGTGCCTGCGGGTCGATGTCTGCCCCAAAAAGGCGATCTACATGCCCAAAGAATCCTTCGAGTATCCCAGGGCCATCCGAATGCAGTTTAGCGACCCTGGGGTCCAGCATCCCAATCTCAAAGCGTGGGGACGCGGCACCGAGGAGGCCAAGACCAACGACGTTACGGGCAAATTCGGACGCGGCGAATACGGTCTGCTTTTGGAGTTCGGACGCCCAGGAACCGGGACGAGGCTCACGGAAATCGAGAAAGTGGCAAAAATTGTCCGCGAGATGAACATATCGATACTGGAAGATAACCCACTCTACGGTCTCCTGGAAGAAGACATGTCGGGCAAGGTCAAACCTGAGTACGTCAACGAGAAAATCCTCTCCGGCATTCTCGAAATACGCATCGACAGACCGGAGGATCTGGAAAAGATTTTGGGACGCATTCTCCCCATCCTGAAAGACCTGGACACCGTGGTGTCCGTTGGGCTTGTGAGCCGCTTCGATGACGACGCCACGCTTCCCGTCATCGACCGATTGAAAAAAATAGGCTTGTCCGTGCGTCCAAACGCCAAAATCAACGTCGGTCTCGGACGTCCAATTGTAGACAGATAA
- a CDS encoding M48 family metallopeptidase, whose translation MRNIYFYLIVIFYVADFIWEEVLSYLNRTRMSPTMPKELEGIYDSVEYARQQKYQKENDRFEMISGGFSFVVGLLILWYGGAGWLDTFLRGYTGNTILLPLVFLGTISIGVWIMGIPFNWYDTFVIEEKFGFNKTTPRTFVADQLKALALALVLQSVLIAIIVIVYQYAGDWFWLLAWAAIAILTLTITFFYSEWIVPIFNKQTPLEEGELRSAIEAFAQKTAFPIRNIYVIDGSKRSAKSNAYFTGFGKKKRIVLYDTLINDLAVEEIVAVLAHEIGHYKMRHVIFMMTISLGVTGFMLWALSMFLENPEIAYALGGAVPSFHLGLVGFSLLYTPLSNILDFATHFLSRKHEYAADNFADVYGMGDALITGLKKISSKALSNLTPHPFVVFWSYSHPTLLQRMRNIQNVRSGSVNGR comes from the coding sequence ATGCGTAATATCTACTTTTACCTTATCGTCATTTTTTATGTCGCGGACTTTATTTGGGAGGAGGTACTGTCGTACCTGAACCGGACGCGAATGAGCCCAACCATGCCGAAGGAGCTGGAGGGGATATACGATTCTGTGGAATACGCCAGACAGCAGAAATACCAAAAGGAGAACGACCGCTTTGAGATGATTTCCGGTGGATTCTCGTTTGTGGTCGGTCTGCTGATCCTGTGGTATGGAGGCGCGGGATGGCTTGACACGTTTCTTCGAGGGTATACCGGCAACACTATTTTGCTGCCTCTGGTGTTTTTGGGAACAATATCCATTGGGGTGTGGATTATGGGCATCCCATTCAATTGGTACGACACTTTCGTCATAGAGGAGAAATTCGGCTTCAACAAGACGACGCCTCGGACGTTCGTGGCGGACCAACTAAAAGCGCTTGCGCTCGCGTTGGTTCTGCAGAGCGTGCTAATAGCGATCATCGTGATTGTTTACCAATATGCTGGAGATTGGTTCTGGCTGCTGGCGTGGGCTGCCATCGCCATTTTGACGCTTACGATCACGTTTTTTTACTCCGAGTGGATTGTCCCGATCTTCAACAAGCAAACACCGCTTGAAGAAGGCGAGCTTCGTTCCGCAATCGAGGCTTTCGCCCAAAAGACGGCTTTCCCCATTCGAAATATCTACGTTATAGACGGCTCCAAGCGGAGCGCAAAATCCAACGCCTACTTTACGGGTTTTGGGAAGAAGAAGCGAATCGTTTTGTACGATACGCTGATTAACGACCTGGCGGTGGAGGAAATTGTTGCCGTGCTCGCGCACGAGATCGGCCATTACAAAATGCGGCATGTGATCTTCATGATGACGATTTCCTTGGGTGTCACGGGGTTTATGCTTTGGGCGCTGTCGATGTTCCTGGAGAATCCGGAGATAGCGTATGCGTTAGGAGGAGCGGTTCCGTCGTTCCATTTGGGTTTGGTCGGTTTTTCCCTGTTGTACACGCCGCTGTCCAATATACTGGACTTCGCGACGCATTTTCTATCTCGCAAACACGAATACGCGGCCGATAATTTCGCCGACGTTTATGGAATGGGTGACGCGCTCATTACGGGACTCAAAAAAATCTCTTCAAAAGCGTTGAGCAACCTCACACCTCATCCGTTTGTCGTTTTCTGGTCTTACTCTCACCCAACGTTGCTACAAAGAATGCGGAATATCCAAAACGTACGGTCTGGGTCTGTGAACGGTCGTTAG